From the Melioribacteraceae bacterium 4301-Me genome, the window TCAAAGGTAGAAGTCGGATTAAATTCTAATGTCCAATTTTCATAACTTATTTTGTTATCCAATCCCAACATAATGTTGTAAACAATTTTAGCTGGAGCATTTATCTCGATTTTGAATTCAACCTTTTGTAGCTTACTTGTTGACTCAGTATATTTTTTAAAATTATTTAAAATTGCCTGCCAGCCATCACGCTGTTGTTCAAGGGTGTGAGAGTCTTCAGCTTCAAATGTTTCTGTAACCAATACAGAATCTTTCTGTGAAATAAAATTTATTTCTACTTTTCTACTATCGCCAAGCGTGTAGGATATTTTTTTATGTTTTTCAACCTCATCATAAACACCTCCAAAATCAAAACCAAATGAACCATCTTTGGCCTCCATTCTCCAGGAAAATTTTCTACCAACTTCTAAATCATTTTGTGCACGAGGGCAGCACCAATCCTCAGATGCAAAATTCCATTTTGTGATGTGCTCGGGTTGTGTGTAGTAATTCCACACTTTTTCAATAGGTGCGTTTATTAATGCTTCAACTGTAATTTTTGTTTTATCACTCATTGCCAGCCTCGATTAATTTTTTGATATCAAACTTCACCATTCCGAAAATTGCATTCATTGTTTTGCTGGATTTTTTCGGATTACTGATTAATTCATTTAATATTTTTGGAACTACCTGCCACGATACACCAAATTTATCTTTCAGCCATCCGCACTGAACTTCTTTCCCGCCGTCTGTTAACTTATTCCAGTAATAATTAATTTCATCCTGGGTATCACAATAAATTATTAGTGACAAAGCATCGTTGAAATCAAAATTGTGAGTCATTTTCCCACCACTCAGTAAGTTAAGTAAGTAACCGTTTAACTTTACTTGTCCGAATAATAAATAATCTTTTTCGGGATATTCCATTAAAATTTTTGAGTCGGGAAAAATTGAGGTGTAATAAGTTATCGCTTCTTTAACCAACGAATATTTATCATTTACAAAAAGAAGTGTTGGGACAATTTTCTGCGGCGAGTTTATTGCTTCAATATCAAGCTGCCACGAAAGGCCAAATTTATCTTTAACCCAGGCATATTTTGGACTCCAGTCATATTTATCCAGAGGCATATTGATTGAGCCGCCTTCGGAAAGTTTATCATACAAAAAATTTATTCTCTCTTCTGTCTCGCAATAAACAAAAAGTGAAGCAGATTCATTCAGCTTAAAATCAGGTCCACCATTAAGAGCCAGAAAATTTTGTCCGTTTAATTCAAACTCAACAGTCATTACAGAACCTTCCGGTTTATGGTGATATTCAAATCCTTCTTTACCATAACGAATAATTCTGTCGACTTTTGAATTCTCAAATAACGAAGAGTAAAATTCAGCCGCTTCTTCTGCTTCATTATCAAGCCAGATGCATGGAGTGATGGAGTTGTTTTGTGTATTCATTAATGTATTTCCTTAAATTATTTTTAATGTTTGAAGTAAGGTACTGAATAATAAAATCAAATAATAAACTTAAAACTAACTAAAGTATAAGTTGTGTATTTTTTTAAGATTTGCGGAATATTTTATCTAAGCTCCAACC encodes:
- a CDS encoding SRPBCC domain-containing protein, with product MSDKTKITVEALINAPIEKVWNYYTQPEHITKWNFASEDWCCPRAQNDLEVGRKFSWRMEAKDGSFGFDFGGVYDEVEKHKKISYTLGDSRKVEINFISQKDSVLVTETFEAEDSHTLEQQRDGWQAILNNFKKYTESTSKLQKVEFKIEINAPAKIVYNIMLGLDNKISYENWTLEFNPTSTFEGSWGKGDEIKFIGTDSNGKKGGMLSKIVEIIPNKFVSIQHIGIIDGEKIITEGSEVESWTGAFENYSFVETNGKTILKIEMDLSEEFKEYFLSTWPKALVKLKEICER
- a CDS encoding VOC family protein, encoding MNTQNNSITPCIWLDNEAEEAAEFYSSLFENSKVDRIIRYGKEGFEYHHKPEGSVMTVEFELNGQNFLALNGGPDFKLNESASLFVYCETEERINFLYDKLSEGGSINMPLDKYDWSPKYAWVKDKFGLSWQLDIEAINSPQKIVPTLLFVNDKYSLVKEAITYYTSIFPDSKILMEYPEKDYLLFGQVKLNGYLLNLLSGGKMTHNFDFNDALSLIIYCDTQDEINYYWNKLTDGGKEVQCGWLKDKFGVSWQVVPKILNELISNPKKSSKTMNAIFGMVKFDIKKLIEAGNE